Proteins from a genomic interval of Diprion similis isolate iyDipSimi1 chromosome 10, iyDipSimi1.1, whole genome shotgun sequence:
- the LOC124411386 gene encoding golgin subfamily A member 6-like protein 6, producing the protein MLRVIREEIKIGSEEVKGQEREIREEIREEMEKLKKQMCKREQQWIEERRELRGEVGELGKRLEAVELRKSGELENEEERLAKVEQERIADEACGQKEGVAGMARKAIETVREMEWSLERKERGVRRENIILKRTNIVKGKEKEGVQVGVMGMWEVGAKGVWVAKLGSRDQKRQVMEKKRELRRRIERIEDDLTWVERKMQWKLREIASTVKQERSRVRVGYGKLWIDGEVWKWDELGEVLRDVAGRVRGVQGVVSDVDGAVGGVLQEGDLLKQGGTKAGEGIVG; encoded by the coding sequence ATGTTAAGGGTGATTAGAGAGGAGATAAAGATAGGATCGGAAGAAGTGAAAGGGCAGGAAAGGGAGATAAGGGAGGAAATAAgggaagaaatggaaaaattgaaaaaacaaatgtgCAAAAGGGAGCAGCAGTGGATTGAGGAAAGAAGGGAGCTGAGGGGGGAGGTCGGGGAGCTGGGTAAGAGATTAGAAGCCGTGGAATTACGAAAAAGCGGGGAATTAGAAAATGAAGAGGAGAGGTTAGCAAAGGTAGAGCAGGAGAGGATAGCGGACGAGGCATGCGGACAGAAGGAGGGAGTAGCAGGGATGGCAAGGAAAGCGATAGAGACAGTTAGGGAGATGGAGTGGTCgctagaaagaaaagaaaggggAGTGCGTAGGGAGAACATAATTCTCAAAAGAACGAATATAGTAAAggggaaggaaaaagaaggggTGCAGGTTGGGGTAATGGGGATGTGGGAAGTGGGGGCAAAAGGGGTGTGGGTAGCAAAGTTAGGAAGCAGAGATCAAAAGAGGCAGGTGATGGAGAAGAAAAGGGAGTTGAGAAGGAGGATTGAGAGAATAGAGGATGACCTCACTTgggtggaaagaaaaatgcaaTGGAAATTAAGAGAGATAGCATCGACAGTGAAGCAAGAGAGAAGTAGAGTAAGAGTAGGATATGGGAAATTATGGATAGATGGGGAAGTATGGAAGTGGGACGAGCTAGGGGAGGTGCTCAGGGATGTGGCGGGTAGAGTGCGGGGGGTGCAAGGTGTAGTCAGCGACGTGGACGGTGCGGTAGGGGGCGTTCTGCAAGAGGGCGATTTGTTGAAGCAGGGAGGGACGAAGGCGGGGGAAGGGATAGTGGGGTGA